The Arachis ipaensis cultivar K30076 chromosome B07, Araip1.1, whole genome shotgun sequence genome includes a window with the following:
- the LOC110265106 gene encoding mitochondrial carrier protein MTM1-like — MQEGFIRLWRGTSASLALAVPTVGIYMPCYDIFRNFMEEFTTHNAPNLTPYVPLVAGSVARSLACVSCYPVELARTRMQAFKATKSGKPPGAFKTLIGAINPIRGTERLQSLHRYRYWWTSLEGYIRLKDISVCLFGGF, encoded by the exons ATGCAGGAAGGGTTTATAAGATTATGGAGAGGCACAAGTGCAAGTTTAGCATTGGCTGTTCCAACT GTTGGGATTTATATGCCTTGTTATGACATCTTTCGCAACTTCATGGAGGAGTTTACTACTCATAATGCTCCAAACTTAACACCTTATGTTCCATTAGTTGCCGGATCAGTTGCACGTTCGTTGGCTTGTGTTTCGTGTTATCCTGTAGAGCTTGCAAGGACACGCATGCAG GCATTTAAAGCAACCAAAAGTGGGAAGCCTCCGGGGGCTTTTAAGACATTGATTGGAGCCATCAACCCAATCAGGGGTACAGAGAGACTTCAAAGTT TACATAGATACCGTTATTGGTGGACTAGCCTTGAAGGTTATATCAGACTGAAGGATATATCAGTTTGCCTGTTTGGGGGTTTTTGA